The Micromonospora sp. WMMD961 genome has a segment encoding these proteins:
- a CDS encoding ATP-binding cassette domain-containing protein: MSAVLEIEGLRKTYKSRRRGTRNALDGFDMRVDAGQVHGFLGPNGSGKTTTLRTLLGLIRPDGGRMALLGHEVPDALPAVAGQVGAIVESPQFFPHFTARDTLSLLAGAGEVPATRVDEVLELVGLRDRAGERVKTYSLGMKQRLAVASALLKNPKLLILDEPANGLDPGGIREMRTLMRNLAESGMTVVLSSHILGEIQLICDSVTIISLGRRVAFGPVDEVLAQHSSGAVRIRLEAVSDLPVATETLTKAGIRVTGHPDHLMLAGVDKPASVTRLLAEQNLYVSELAPIAVDLESVFLELTATAPVPGQHRQVDESMKVGGTGQPGAAGGGWGA, encoded by the coding sequence TTGTCGGCTGTCCTGGAGATCGAAGGTCTACGTAAGACGTACAAGAGTCGTCGACGCGGCACCCGCAACGCGCTCGACGGCTTCGACATGCGGGTCGACGCAGGGCAGGTGCACGGCTTCCTGGGCCCCAACGGGTCCGGCAAGACCACCACGCTGCGTACCCTGCTCGGCCTGATCCGACCCGACGGCGGCCGGATGGCGCTGCTCGGGCACGAGGTCCCCGACGCGCTGCCCGCGGTCGCCGGCCAGGTCGGCGCGATCGTGGAGAGCCCGCAGTTCTTCCCGCACTTCACCGCACGGGACACGCTGTCCCTGCTGGCCGGGGCGGGCGAGGTGCCGGCCACCCGGGTCGACGAGGTGTTGGAACTCGTCGGGCTGCGCGACCGGGCCGGCGAGCGGGTCAAGACGTACTCGCTGGGCATGAAGCAACGACTCGCGGTGGCCTCGGCCCTGCTGAAGAACCCGAAGCTGCTGATCCTCGACGAGCCCGCCAACGGCCTCGATCCGGGCGGCATCCGGGAGATGCGCACGCTGATGCGCAACCTCGCCGAGTCGGGGATGACTGTGGTGCTGTCCAGCCACATCCTCGGCGAGATCCAGCTGATCTGCGACTCGGTCACCATCATCTCGCTGGGACGGCGGGTCGCGTTCGGCCCGGTCGACGAGGTGCTCGCGCAGCACTCGTCCGGTGCGGTCCGGATCCGGTTGGAGGCGGTCAGCGACCTGCCGGTGGCAACCGAGACGCTCACCAAGGCCGGGATCCGGGTGACCGGTCATCCCGACCACCTGATGCTGGCCGGCGTCGACAAGCCGGCCTCGGTGACGCGGCTGCTCGCCGAGCAGAACCTCTACGTCAGCGAGTTGGCGCCGATCGCCGTCGATCTGGAGAGCGTCTTCCTCGAACTGACCGCCACCGCGCCGGTACCCGGTCAGCACCGGCAGGTCGACGAGTCCATGAAGGTCGGCGGGACGGGTCAGCCCGGCGCCGCCGGGGGAGGGTGGGGCGCGTGA
- a CDS encoding ABC transporter permease subunit, with protein sequence MSLYRTELRRLAKRRFTRYMTLLGLLVLAAVVVGVFFTNQKIDAGQLARAERQADQQYQEQVRWSERERAECERAKTAGTPSDGRYPDDCSVITPPPREEIKAEWFLPSTFDFRETFDETLIPFAAILALVGFVIGASFIGAEWSTGGMMNLLLWRPKRLTVLLTKLAALLTGILAVTLPAAVLWFAGFWAVASFRGSTEKMTSGVWQSFMLTGVRGVVLVLVLTTIGFALASLGRHTAMALGGVVAVMVVGQFGLGILLSMASVRFTEAWLLPTYALAWMTKTVTLQDWNSCNATYYGECKPATLDITWQQSSALFSVGLVVILGAALWAMRRRDIS encoded by the coding sequence GTGAGCCTCTATCGTACGGAGTTGCGCCGGCTCGCCAAGCGGCGTTTCACCCGCTACATGACGCTGCTCGGCCTGCTGGTGCTGGCCGCGGTGGTGGTCGGCGTGTTCTTCACCAACCAGAAGATCGACGCCGGGCAGCTCGCCCGGGCCGAGCGCCAAGCCGACCAGCAGTACCAGGAGCAGGTGCGCTGGAGCGAGAGGGAGCGCGCGGAGTGTGAGAGGGCCAAGACGGCCGGCACGCCGAGCGACGGCCGCTACCCCGATGACTGCTCGGTGATCACGCCACCGCCCCGGGAAGAGATCAAGGCGGAGTGGTTCCTGCCGTCGACGTTCGACTTCCGGGAGACGTTCGACGAGACGCTGATCCCGTTCGCGGCGATCCTCGCCCTGGTCGGGTTCGTGATCGGCGCGTCCTTCATCGGGGCCGAGTGGAGCACCGGCGGCATGATGAACCTGCTGCTCTGGCGGCCGAAGCGGCTCACCGTACTGCTGACCAAGCTGGCCGCGCTGCTCACCGGCATCCTGGCGGTGACGCTGCCGGCCGCGGTGCTGTGGTTCGCCGGTTTCTGGGCGGTCGCCAGCTTCCGGGGCAGCACCGAGAAGATGACCTCCGGGGTATGGCAGTCCTTCATGTTGACCGGCGTACGCGGTGTGGTGCTGGTGTTGGTGCTCACCACCATCGGTTTCGCCCTCGCCTCGCTGGGTCGGCACACCGCGATGGCCCTCGGCGGCGTGGTGGCGGTGATGGTGGTCGGCCAGTTCGGCCTGGGCATCCTGCTGTCCATGGCCAGCGTGCGGTTCACCGAGGCGTGGCTGCTGCCCACGTACGCGCTGGCCTGGATGACGAAGACGGTGACGTTGCAGGACTGGAACTCCTGTAACGCGACCTACTACGGGGAGTGCAAACCCGCCACGCTGGACATCACCTGGCAGCAGTCGTCCGCACTGTTCTCGGTCGGGTTGGTGGTGATCCTCGGGGCGGCGCTCTGGGCGATGCGTCGCCGCGACATCTCCTGA